The genomic region GGTCCGGCGGGAACGGCGTGCCGTCGCCATGGCCGCCGGTGGCCCCGATCGCATGGTTCGCCGCAAGGATCCGCGGACCTTCCACGACGCCCGCATTGATCGCATTGCGCAGGGAGACGGCCTGCCAGTCGTTCGAGCCGACGTTGCGGATGGTGGTAAAGCCCGCCATCAGCGTCTTTCTGGCGTTGCGGGCGGCGTAATGCGCCTGCTCGGCCGGGGGACGGATGATCCCTTGGTAGAAGTCGCGGTACCAGTTGTCCGACATTTCGCCGGAGATGTGGGTGTGCGCATCGATGAAGCCGGGCAGCAGCGTCGCGTCGCCGAGATCGACGACCACCGCGCCCGCCGGCACGACGCGGCCGACGGCGGCGATCCGGCCGTGATCATCAACGAGAACGACCGCATCCTCCAGCACTTCGCCAGTGACCGCCGTGAACACGCGCTTGGCCTTGAGCGCGATCGGCGGCTCGCCCGCCCGCGCTCCGCCGGCTCCGCAGACCGCAACCAGAAGGGCCGCCGCAATTCCCGCCAGCACCCGCCGGAGCCGGCGGCCGCCGTGGCGCTCGCATCGAACAGCCATCCTCATTCCTCCCTTTGCCACCCGTCTGGACGGCCGGGCGATGCCGTCGTCCGGCCGCGAGCGTGAGGCGCATCAGCTGCCGAAAATCAAGAATCCCCGCTGCCGCACGCCAGCCTGGGAAGGACGGGGAGGGCGCGTCCAGCTCAACGATGGTTGGCCGACGGAGGGGCCGGGTCTACGCCGGAATGCCGATCACCTGATCGGCTGCGGAACCGGCCGGGCGGCCCTGCGTGCCGGCGGGCGGGGACGGCTCGTCCGCGGCCGGCTGCTCGCGCAGCAGCAGACGCCCCTTGATGGTGGCCCCCGCCTCTATGGCGATGTTGTCCTGATGGATGTCGCCTTCGACGGTGGCGGTGGCGGTGATGCGCACGGAGCGGGCCACGAGCTGGCCGGAAAAATGGCCCTTGATGACGGCGGTATCGGCCTCCGCCTCACCCTTCAGGCTGCCGCCTTCGCCGATGGTGAGCTGCTCGCAGCGCAGCCGCCCTTCGAAGCTGCCGTCAAGCTGCAGCTCGCCCGCGCTCACGAGCTCGCCGACGAGCCGCACGCCTGCGCTCAGAAACGACGGCGCGCCCGCCCCTTCAGCCTCGCTCCGGGCCGGTTTCGACGCCTCGCGCCGGTTCTGCGAAGAGCTCCTGGAGCTTCCGAACATCTTCCATCGCCTTCAGGAAGGGCAGGGGATCGACGGGCTGGCCGTCCTGCCAGACTTCCCAGTGCAGATGCGTTCCCGTCGACCGGCCGGTGTTGCCGATGAGCCCGATGCGCTCGCCCGGCTCCACCCGCTCGCCCTTCTTTACCAGAATCCTGAGCATGTGGCCATAGCGCGTGCGGTAGCCGTTGCCGTGGTCGATCTCGACCATCAGACCGTAGGCCGGCGCGCGGCCGGCCTCCACCACCGTGCCGGCGGCCACCGCCCGCACCGCCTCGCCCCGCCAGCCGGCGAGGTCCAGCCCGTAATGCATGCTGCGCGTGCCGCGGAAGGGGTCGCGTCTCAGGCCGTAGCGCGAGGAGATGTAGTAATTGTCGGCCGGCTCCGCACTCGGCAGGCTGAGCAGGAGCCGCCGCGTCTGCTCTGATTCGGCGAGGCGCTGCAGCAGGAGCTGCGCCTCGGGCAGAAGATCGGCGCCAGGATGGGATGCGGGCCGTGCGGCGCGCGCCATCGGCACGCGGAAGAGACCGCCCGCATCGCGTGTCGCAAGTCTCGGCGGCGCGTAGGGGCCGCCGACCGCGCGCGCGTCGCGGGGCTCGTCCTCGACGGCCGCCAGAGGCTGGGCGAGCTCGAGGGCCGCGAACAGCGTGCGGGCCCGCGACAGCCGCTCCTCCTCGCGCCGCTCCATCACGGCCGCCAGGCGGGCGGCCCGGGGCTCGAGACCGGACAGCCGTGCAAGCAGCTCGTCCGTGCGCCGGGCCAGAAGCGAGATGCGGTCCGGCCCCTCAGCGGAAGAAGAGTCCGCGCCGGCCTCCCCGCCGCCTTGCCGCGCCGGCGTCGTCTGCGCGGCGCTCGGCGGGGCCGGATCGGCGTCGACACCGACGGCGGCCTCCAGCACGCGCTGGGAGGCCTCGAGCCGCTCGATGCGCTTCAGGCCCTGCTCCTGCAGGCGCGCAAGTTCCGCGCTCAGCAGATCCAGCTCGCGCGCAAGATAGCGGGCCTTGCGCGCCTCGAGGACCTGCTGGGGGTTGCCGATGATCGCGACCGCGCTGGCATAGACCAGCCAGCCGACGAGCGCCGCCGCGCCCAGCGCCGCCACCGCCTGCAGGTGCGGACTCAGCCGCACGAAGCGGACCCGGCCGCTCGCGCGCAGAAAGATCTGGCGCTCCGGGAACAGGCGCCGATAGCGCGCGCGAATACCCTCGCCGACCTGGCGGATCCAGGGTCTCACGCCTGTGCGCTCCTCCCGTTCTCCGGCCTCCGCCTCGAAAGCGGGGCAGGGGTTTTCTACCATTCTCGCGTGCCCATAAAGCGGATCCGCCATGAGAAAATCAAGCGCGTCGCATCCGGCCGCCGCCAAAGCCGCGACAATTTGGCGCAAAAACGTTAAGAATCTCATGCATGCGGGACGGGTGCAGGCGGGACGGCGCCCGGCGCTCGCGTCGTCCCCGCTTCTGCTGGACCCGCCGGTCGAGCCGGGAGGTGACGATCCGAGGGGCACGGCAGCTGAAGGGGAAGGAGCGGCCCGCGGGGAGAAGTGAGCGCGCGGCCGGCGGTCAAAGCTGGAGAGGGCGTATCGGCGGGTGACTCTTTCCCAAATGCGTCGTTCGCCGGCTTGACCGGCGAACCCAGCCCCCAGTGGTGACGGCAACCGGCTCAGGAGATCGGCCCCGCTGCCCGCTGGACCCGCCGGTCAAGCCGGCGGGTGACGAGAAAAGGGGGAAGGCACGCCGGTCAAGCCGGCGGGTGACGAGAGAGAGGCGCGGCGGGTGATGAGAGAGAGGCGCGGCGGGTGATGAGAGAGAGGCGCGGCGGGTGATGAGAGAGAGGCGCGGCGGGTGACGCCCACTTGTTTCGTCATTCGCCGCGAAAGCGGCGAATCCAGCAGGCGGAGAAGGCGATCGGCGTGCTGGCGGGCGGCGCGGCTGTCGGCTGGATCCGCCGATCAAGTCGGCGGATGACGAGGTGAGGGACTGGATCCGCCATCAAATAGGCGGATGGCGGAGGAGGGGCCGGGCCCGCGGGTCAGCCGGCACCTTGCGGAGAGGAGGGACGCTCGGTGGATCCGTCGGGATCCGCGTCGAGATAGAACGCGGCGGGCAGGCCGGCGGCGTCGCGCGCGGCGCGGTTGAAGGGCGGCTTGAGCCGCCCGTGGAACCGCTCGGCGAGCAGGCGCCGGTACGTGGCCGCGGGATTCAGCCCGCGCGCGGCGCAGACATGCAGGAACCAGCGGCGTCCGGCCGCGACATGGCCGATCTCGTCGGCGAGGATGCGTTCCAGAATCGCGGCGCTTTCGGCATCGCCCGCGCGCGCGAACCTCTCGCGCATGCCGGGCGTGACGTCGAGCCCGCGCGCTTCCAGCGTCAGCGGGACGATGACGAGGCGGGCGAGAATGTCGTCGGCGGTCTCGCGCGCCGCCTGCCAGAGCCCCGCGTGCGCGGGAAGGTCGCCGTAATCCGCCCCCAGTGCCTGAAGACGGGCGCGCAGCAGGGCGAAATGCTCCGCCTCCTCGCCGCAGATGCGCGCCCAGTCGTCCACGAAGGCTCGCGGCATGTCCGCGCCGAAGCGGGCGATGATGTCGGCGGCGAGATCGATGGCGTTGAACTCGATATGCGCGATGGCGTGCAGCAGCGCGATGCGCGTCTTCAGCGATCCGGCGCGCCGGCGGCGCGGCATCTCGCCCGGGGGCAGCAGAACCGGGTGCGCGGGACGCGCGGGATCGGCCGGCGGCGCGGCGGCAAAGGCGAAGGCGAGCCGGCCCCCGCGCCAGTCCTCGGCGAGCGCCCGGGCGCGCGCGACCTTCTCCTCGGGCCGGGCGGCGACGAGCACCGCCACCGCGGCCGAACCGACATCGGGCCGCGTGCCCGTGCCCGGGCTCATGACAGGGCGCGCGCGGCCTCGAGCACCTTTGCCGCGTGGTCCTTGACCCGCACCTTGCGCCAGATGCGCGCGATCCGGCCGTCGCGGTCGATGAGGAAGGTGCTGCGTTCGATGCCCCAGTAGGTGCGGCCGTAGTTCTTCTTCTGCTTCCACACCCCGTAGGCCTCGCAGACCCTGCCGTCCTCATCCGACAGCAGCGGCACGGCAAGGTCCAGCTTCTCGCGGAAGGTCTTGTGGCGCGTGATGGAATCGCGCGAGATGCCGAAGACCTCCGTGTCCGCCTCCCGGAACTGCGGCAGAAGCGCCGAGAAATCCTGCGCCTCCTGGCTGCAGCCGGGGGTGAGGTCCTTCGGGTAGAAGTACAGCACGACCTTGCGGCCCTTCAGATCGGCGAGCCGCACCGTCTCACCGGTGTCCGCGGGCAGCGCGAAATCCGGGGCCGGCATGCCGACGTCCAGTTCCTCGGCGCTCATCGCATGCTCTCCTCTTCTTCCAAGTTCGTGCACGGCTGCGCGGTTGCCGGCGGCTCGATAGCGCCCGGCCCGCTCTCAAGGCAAGGGCGCGCGCCGCCCCGTCAGCGCGGTGCGAGCTTGGCGGCGGGTGCGGCGATGATCCGCGTGTAGAGCGCGGCGACCGTCTCGCGGTGGCGCGCGAGGACGGCGATCAGCTCGTCGAAATCCGCAAGTCCCAGGCGCGAGGCGATCCAGCGCGCTGTCTCCGGTGCAAGCGCGGCCGCATCCTGGGGGCGGGGACCGGCGGCAAGCCGCAGCCAGGTCTGGACCGCGAGATGGAAGCGATGGGCCGCCGCGAGCTGTTCGCCTTCGCGCTCCGTGAGCGCGCCGACGCGCACCAGCCCCGCGATCGCGTCCGCGAGCCGGCTGCCGAAGGCGGAACGGCCGTGCCGCGGGATCTCTTTGAGCAGCAGATACTGGACGATGAATTCGGCATCGACGATGCCGCCCGGCGCGTATTTGACGTCCAGCGGGTCCGTGGCGGGGAACTCGGCGCGGATGCGCTCGCGCATGCCGGCGACCGCGGCGAGCACCGCATCGACCGGACGCTCGCGCGCCAGGATGCGGGTGATCACGCCTCTCCACGGCCCGGGCGGCGGCCGGCGAGGCGGCGACGACGCGCGCGCGGGTGAGCGCCATGTGCTCGAAGGTCCAGGCCGCCTGTTCGTGGTAGTCCTGAAAGGTCTGGAGCGACACGACCAGCGGGCCGGCGCGCCCGGACGGGCGCAGGCGCGTGTCGACCTCGAACAGCGGGCCCTCGGCGGTCGGCGCCGACAGCGCCGTGATCAGCGCCTGGCCGAGGCCGCTGAAGTAGCGGCTGGGCCCCACCTCGCGCGGGCCGGTGGACCGGGCCTCGGGGTCGGCGCAGCGGTAGAGCAGCACGATGTCGAGATCGGAACCGAAGCTGAGCTCGCCGCCGCCGTATTTGCCGAGGGCCAGCACCACGAGCTCGCCGTCGGGAAAGCGCCCGTAGCGGCGGGCGTAGTCGCGTTCGACCGCCGGCTTGAGGAGCGCGATCATGGCATCGGCGAGGGCGGTGAGCGCCGCCGCCGCCTCGGCGGGGGAGACGAGCCCCTCGACGAGCTGCACGCCGATGCGGAAGCGCAGCTCGGCGGCGGCGATCCGGGCGAGATCGAGCAGCTCCTCGTAGTCGCGCGCCGCGGCCAGGCGTTCGCCGAGCTGGCGGGTGAGCGCCTCGCGGTCCGGCAGGGGGGCGAAGAAGTCGGGGTCGAGCAGGGCGTCGATGCGGCTCGGGTGGCGTGCGAGCAGATCGGCGAGCAGCGGCGAGACCGTGAGAATCCGCGCGATGAGCTCGAGAAAGCGGCGATTGCTTTCGAGCAGCGACAGGAAGGAGACGCCGGCGGGCAGATCCTGGAGGAAGGAATCGAAGCGGGCGAGCGCGCGCGAGAGCGCCCCGAAGCTCGCGAAGGCTCTCAGCAGATCCGGCAGCAGCCGCGCGAGGATCCGCCGCGCCCGGTCGCTGCGCAGCGACCGGTAGCGCCCGCGGCGCCAGTTCTCGAGAATCCGCCGGAACGCCTCCACATCCCCGCCGAGCTCGGCGACGAGGG from Rhodothalassiaceae bacterium harbors:
- a CDS encoding peroxiredoxin → MSAEELDVGMPAPDFALPADTGETVRLADLKGRKVVLYFYPKDLTPGCSQEAQDFSALLPQFREADTEVFGISRDSITRHKTFREKLDLAVPLLSDEDGRVCEAYGVWKQKKNYGRTYWGIERSTFLIDRDGRIARIWRKVRVKDHAAKVLEAARALS
- a CDS encoding hypothetical protein (possible pseudo, internal stop codon, frameshifted) — protein: MSGPAIPQPAARPFDEAAARHALAAWREAVSPSPELAESASPLLAALAGNSPHLARLIRRLPGFFGEIVAEGPVAVRSRLLASLEEAFRDIGEEAELMRGLREAKARTALLAAAADVAGAFDLEAVTGLLSRFADAAVEAGLAFLLRRAAARGELALPEPDGDPCRGSGIFVIGLGKLGGCELNYSSDIDIIVLYDEERIPYRGTASPQEFAVALTKRLVRLLEEHTADGYVWRVDLRLRPDPGATPVALSVGAAETYYQSLALNWERAAMIKARPVAGDREAAGAYLDLLRPFVWRRSLDFAAIEDIHAIRDQIVRHYDQRGRRLEGYDVKLGEGGIREIEFFVQIQQLIHGGRDPRLRVRPTLEGLKRLVETGRTETAVAAEMEAAYRFLRMLEHRLQMVDDRQTHRLPANREGLLRIAHFAGFAGEADPVAALARTLIAHTERVKHHYDHFLPPLEGGARFDEDALTALVAELGGDVEAFRRILENWRRGRYRSLRSDRARRILARLLPDLLRAFASFGALSRALARFDSFLQDLPAGVSFLSLLESNRRFLELIARILTVSPLLADLLARHPSRIDALLDPDFFAPLPDREALTRQLGERLAAARDYEELLDLARIAAAELRFRIGVQLVEGLVSPAEAAAALTALADAMIALLKPAVERDYARRYGRFPDGELVVLALGKYGGGELSFGSDLDIVLLYRCADPEARSTGPREVGPSRYFSGLGQALITALSAPTAEGPLFEVDTRLRPSGRAGPLVVSLQTFQDYHEQAAWTFEHMALTRARVVAASPAAARAVERRDHPHPGARASGRCGARRGRRHARAHPRRVPRHGPAGRQIRAGRHRRCRIHRPVSAAQRDPAARPFRLRQPARGRDRGAGARRRAHGARRRTARGGPSLPSRGPDLAAACRRSPPPGCGRACTGDSALDRLAPGTCGFRRADRRPRAPPRDGRRALHADHRRTRRQARTALTGRRAPLP
- a CDS encoding rhamnosyltransferase; this translates as MSPGTGTRPDVGSAAVAVLVAARPEEKVARARALAEDWRGGRLAFAFAAAPPADPARPAHPVLLPPGEMPRRRRAGSLKTRIALLHAIAHIEFNAIDLAADIIARFGADMPRAFVDDWARICGEEAEHFALLRARLQALGADYGDLPAHAGLWQAARETADDILARLVIVPLTLEARGLDVTPGMRERFARAGDAESAAILERILADEIGHVAAGRRWFLHVCAARGLNPAATYRRLLAERFHGRLKPPFNRAARDAAGLPAAFYLDADPDGSTERPSSPQGAG